CGCACAAGAAGTCACTGAGTTAAGACAGCGTTATTCTCCACGTCGCTATTACGATGAAGATGTTGAGCTACATACAGCGCTCAATCAAATCGCTAATGGCTTCTTTAATCCAACTTACCCTGATAGATATAAATCAATTTTCGATAGCTTAATTGAGTTTGGCGATCATTATCAGGTATTAGCCGATTATCGTAGCTATGTTGATACTCAAGATAGTGTTGATGTTCTCTATCAAGATGAAGACGCTTGGTTGAAAAAATCCGCATTAAATATCTGCCAAATGGGTTATTTTTCTGCGGATCGCGCGGTAACTGAATATATGCAAAGAATTTGGAAAGCTTCTGCGATTACATTGTAAAAACTAAGCTAATTTTCTAAGGACAGAACGTAACCGCGCTTTATTGCGCGGTTTTTGCTTTTATTTAAGGCTTAATAAAGTTAGATTTTAATACGGTATGCACAACGTCTTGCGCCTTCTAAGATATATTCAACACGTTGTAGTTCTACTCCTAGTGTTTCAGAAAATAGCTCTTTTTCTGTATTACAAAAACCTTGGCAAACTTTAGCCGCTGCACATATTGGGCAATGATCTTCAATAAACAGGTATTCGTTATCTTTTACTTGCTCCCAATGTGCCATATAGCCTTCTTGACTACGCAAAGAGGCTAATATATCTAAGCGTTCCGTTAGTTCATCGGCTTCTCTTATCGCTTGAGTATAGCGTTCATAACTCTGCTTTTTTCGTGCAAGAATAATTTTCTCAATTGCACCTTCACCCAATTCTTCACGAATAGTCATCAAAATTTGTGCTGTTAATTCAGCATGAGTATCTGGAAATTGCTTTTGCCCTAATTCTGTTAAGTGCCAATATTGAATAGGTCGTCCAACTCCTCTTGGCTCAGTTATTGCTTCAACCAACCCTGCGCTGGCAAGCTTGACAAATTGTTGCCTTGCCGCTTCGCTACTTGTACCAAGACGTTGGCCAACATCATTTGCTTGCATTGGCCCATGTTTTTTAATTAAAAATAGAATTTTATCGCCAACACTACGTTGCGCAGGATAATTATATTCCAAGTTTTTTCTTGACATATTAGACGTCTCAGTATTTATTAATCCAAGTTTTACCTTGGTAATTTAACGAAGCTATGTCGTAATAGCAATAAAAGAAGGATATTTTTTCTAATGATCCCAGATAACAATAGCCAATGGCGTGATCTTTTCTCAGGGAGAAATGGGGCAATTTCATTTGCACTTTCTTTTGGTGTCGTGATCCACGCAATTAATATTTTAATGGCGACCACGATTTTACCCTCAGTTGTAACCGATATTGGCGGAATGGGATTATATGCATGGAACACCACGCTATTTGTTGCCGCCTCTATTATTGGTTCAGTATTATCTGCACGCTTATTAAGTTTATTAGGTGCCAAAGGTGCTTATCTGATAGCAACGGTGCTTTTTTTTATTGGTAGTTTATTGTGTGCAATTGCACCTAAAATGGAAGTCATGCTAATTGGCCGATTTATTCAAGGCCTTGGTGGAGGGCTTTTATTTGCACTTTCTTACGCCATGGTAAATATCGTTTATGATCAAGCATTATGGCCAAGAGCAATGGCTTTAATTTCAGGAATGTGGGGTGTTGCTACATTAATTGGTCCTGCTATTGGTGGAATTTTTGCTCAATTAGATGCTTGGCGTTATGCCTTTGGGATTATGTTACCTATCATGCTTTTTTATGGTATTTATCTGTGGCTTATCTTACCAAAAAATGACAATAACGCTTCAAAATCATCATCACAAAGCCTGCCTTATCTTCAGCTAATAATTCTAACAGCTGCCGTTCTGCTTATTTCATCTGGTAGCCTTTCTTCTTCACTCATCATCAACTTACTCAGTATTGTGGTGGTATTTGGTTTAATTGGCATGCTTATTTTTTGTGAGAAACGCCTTTCTGTTCGGTTATTACCGTCAAATACCTTTAAAGGTCTTTCTTTACATGCACTTTTATATCTGACTATTTCGTTATTAGCCATTGGCATGACATGTGAGATCTTTGTCCCTTATTATCTACAAAGCTTACATATGCAAACACCTTTAGCTTCAGGTTATATGAGTGCATTAATGGCATTAGGCTGGACAGTGGCTGAAGTGATTAGCGCAAGTTGGCAAGGTGCTAAAATGCGTTTTAGTATTTTAAGTGGCCCTATTATCGTTTTTATTGGCTTGCTTGTGTTGGCTTTTGTTATTCCAAACCCACTACTAAAATCAGAAAACGCGATTAGTCTTTTTATTATTTTATTTGCTTTATTCTTAGTGGGCTATGGTATTGGCTTTGGTTGGCCTCACCTATTAACGCGTATACTACAAGCGGCTTCCACGCAAGATAAAGATATTGCAGGCGCTTCAATTACAACCGTACAATTATTTGCAACCGCGCTAGGCTCTGCACTTGCGGGTATGATAGTTAACTTAAATGGCTTTAATAGTGGTACCCCTGAAGGGCTCTCTTCTTCTGCATCTGCCCTATTCTTATTTTTAGCATTTGCACCATTAATAGCGATTTATACAGCATGGAAAATAACACGTTGTTCTTATTAAACCTTATTTTTAATGTCATATAAGAAACAAAAGAGGTGATATGTTTTCACCTCTTTTTTAGTAAAGTTATCGGTTTCATTTATGAAAGAACTTATTTTTTATTCTGTCAAAATTCCTTTTAATGACAAAAGGAATTCTTATGAAAAGCATTTTATCGAAAATTTCAATTGTAAATAATGATCAGAATACAGTTGTTAATAAAGAACCATTAAACACTTATGGGATTTTTTTAAATAATATCAAAAATATTAAAAATACCTATTTAGATATCTCCATAGGTAATTGTGATAAAAGGAAAGAGATTACCGTTGATGTTGCAAAACTCAGTAAAGAGTTAATATCAAAAATACGAGAGCTTTATACATCAAAAAAAATATCTTCTTATAGGGTTGATATAAAAAATAAAGAAAAATCAATGGAGTTTTTAAATAATGCTTATAAAGTAATAGATAGTGCTATTTTAGAGTGGTGGGAAGATGAAAAGGAAGTTCTCCCTTCTTCAATAATTCATCGGACAATTGACAATTTATATATTGATGAAGAAATTTCCCTGAAACCGAATGATAAAAAAACTTTATTTTTTTTAATCTCTAATAAATTTAAGTTAGGTTTAAATAAGAATGCGGCTCAAAGTACAATGATCCAGAATTTGCAAGATATCCCTGAAGTCGTAAAAGCAATAGATGACTTGGGAATTTCTGATAATTCACATTTAAAATACGAAGTTTATTGTTTATTGGCTGAAAATATCTACAATTTTTTATCCGGTAATGAAAACAAAGTTGATTTTTCTAAAATAAAAGATGCGATTAAAGACGTAGCACAAAGAAAATTTGGTACTTCTGAAAATAAATTAACTCATCCTCCGCTTTATTCGAAATATACTCTAGCATTTTTTGATTAAGTAAACTATTGATCTTGGATTAGACGTTGTGTATAACTAAGTATACATTTTGTCTAACTTAAGTGAAATAGGAAACCACAATGTCCTCACATCTTACACTACAAAATATCGATGCCCTCTCATCCCCTGGTGGGCATTATTCTCACGTTGTTACTGCAAAGAATATGTCGTTTGTTTCTGGGCTATTACCCTTAGATAAACAAGGCAACCCATTAGCAGACAAACCCATTGAAGTTCAAATCACACAAGTACTTGAAAACTTAAATGCTTGTCTTCTCGGAATAAACGCAAAGAAAACAGATATTGCTCAAGTCAAAGTCTATGTGACAGATATTAATGAATGGCCTATCGTTAATGAGCTATATGCAAAATGGATTGGTGAGCATAAACCAGCAAGATTAGTTGCAGGTGTAAAAGAACTGCATTTTGGAAGCAAAATTGAAATTGAAGCTGTTGTTATCAAGGAATAATCTTATGAATAAGTTACCTACTCCTACTTATAAAGATGTTACTGAAGCTCATCAACGCATTCTGCCTTATCTTAATAAAACACCTGTTTTAACCTCTCGTACGATTAATGAGCTAACAGGGGCGCAGTTTTATTTTAAATGTGAGAACTTTCAGCGTATGGGAGCATTTAAATTTCGAGGTGCAATAAATGCATTATCACAATTTACCACAGAACAACGTAAAATGGGGGTCGTGACTTTCTCATCAGGTAATCATGCACAAGCCATTGCTTTATCAGCAAAACTATTAGGTATTCCTGCAACAATTATCATGCCTGACGATGCTCCAAAGGCTAAAATGGACGCGACAAAAGGCTATGGTGGCCGTGTGATCACCTATAACCGTTATACAGAAGATCGTGAAAAAATTGGCCAACAACTGGCACAAAAAGAAGGATTAACGTTAATTCCACCTTACGATCATCCTCATATTATTGCGGGCCAAGGTACTGCTACAAAAGAGTTGTTCGATGAAATTGGTGAATTAGATATGCTATTTGTTCCATTAGGTGGTGGTGGTTTACTTTCTGGCTCTTTATTATCAACCAAAGCCCTTTCACCGCAATGTAAAATATACGGTGTTGAGCCTTTAGCGGGTAATGATGGACAACAATCATTACGTAAAGGCGAAATCACCCATATTGATACCCCAAAAACAATTGCAGATGGCGCACAAACACAGCATCTAGGCAATTATACCTTTGAGATTATTCGTAACAATGTGGACGATATTTTAACTGCAACAGATGAAGAATTAATTTCCACCTTACAGTTTTATGCCCAGCGAATGAAGATTATTGTAGAGCCAACCGGCTGCTTAAGTTTGGCGGCTGCTCGTCAATTTGGTGATAAATTAAAAGGTAAGAAAATCGGTATTATAATCAGCGGTGGTAATGTCGATATCGCGCAATATGGTCATTTTTTAGCACAATAAAAATCAATAAAAAGATGTGATTAACCATTAAAAAAGCAGTATGGATTATTTTTCATACTGCTTAAAATCATAAATATATTGCTACTCAATTAAAATAACGAAGGTGTTTTTTGCTTAGTCTTTTTTAATTAAGTGAAAAAGTGATCCCTGCTTCTTTGCACAACTTCGTTAAATTCTCTTTTAATTGTTGATTTTCTTCAGGTAATAAATCGAGTTGCGGCAAACGCATATGACCGCCGTCTAAACCACGCATAGTTAATGCTGATTTAAATATTGCCATATTTGCACCTGATTTAAGTGCATCACTAAATTTTACACAAAATTGTTGCCAATGTTTTGCTTCTTGATGATTACCTGCAATATAGGCTTTATACATATTCACAAATGGCTCAGGGAATACACAAGCACAACCTGAAACGGTACCATCACAACCTGCATCTAATAGACCTAGGAATAATTTATCGTAGCCATGAAGCACTGAAAAATTATCGGCTACAGCAAGGTAACTTAATGTTGTATTGTTATCAGCAAAACTGTATTTAATCCCAATTACATTTTTACACTGTTGTTGTACTTTTGCCGCTAATTCAGGCTTGATATTATTTGCCGCACATTGTGGAATATTATACAAATAAACAGGGAAATTATCCGGTACACTGTTTGCCACTGTTACAAAATAGTTTTCTAATTCTCTGTCTGTCGCACCAAAAAATTGTGGTGTCACCACACCAATACCATCAGCTCCAATTTCAACGGCATGTTTCGCTAATTCAATGGTTTCGGTTAATGTCATTGCGCCGACATGAATAAAAACAGGTAAGCGTTTATTGGCTGTTTCGACAACGGTTTTTGCAACATTTTTACGCTCTGATGCTGATAAACGTAGCATCTCTCCCGTAGTGCCACAAGGATAGAGGCAATCAACACCTTGAGTGACTAACATATCAGTTAATGTAGATAACGCATTAATATCCACTTGATCGTTCGAATCAAACGGAGTAACCATTGCCACTGTAACGCCAAATAATTTTTTCATATTAAGACCTTTATTAAATCAGATTGCTTTAACAATAACTTTAATTGCCAACATGCCAGGATCATCTAAACCAATAGATTTTTCTGGGAACATACGCGCTCGACCTAATAAATTAGGTTTTTGACGAAATTCATTAAGCGTATTATCAATACTCTGTAAAGCTACCGCTTTTAATTCCGATCGAGATAAAACGGGTTTTAGCGCTTCAGATAATTGGTAAATGATATCAAGCACCGATTTTTGCCCTAACTCCCCTTTTCCTCTTGCCATCATGCTTTGATATGCAACAGTTAAAAGTGGTGAAATATCGGCGGGGGCTATTTCTTGCAGTTGATTTTCTTTGCAATACTTCGCCATTGCCATAAAAGCGGTTGCTTGCAATGTACCAAAAGAAGAAGCGCAGGCTTTTTGTAATGATTTACTGCATTGAAAAAGTGATTTACTTAAATCATCAGGCCAATCTTGCGAATCGTCGGCAATTTGTCGCCAGCCTTTTTGCATAGTGATCCCTAAATCACCATCACCTAAACGACTATCAGCTTCACACAACATTGATTGGGATTGCTCGCAAGCAGTTGCAATACGTGCAACGCCTTGTTTTAGCATATCAAGTGTAATATTCATCGTTATACTCTCCAGAATGCACAATGAGCAGGTGCATTCATCAAGGCTTCTAGCTCATCATCTAACTTGCACAATGTTAAGCTTGCTCCTGTCATTTCCATAGATGTGGCATAACGGCCGACCAATGGGTGCACAATAGTCGCACCTGTTTTATTAATCAGTTGTGCAATTTTGTTATACAGAATATAAAGCTCTTCTAATGGTGTTGCGCCTAAAGAGTTAACTAATACAGAGACTTTATCTCCTGTTTTTAATGATAATTCTGCTTGTAGACGTTCAAACATTTCTTGGGCAATTTCATCAGCACTGCGTAATTTATCGCGCCAAATTCCCGGTTCACCGTGAATTCCCATCCCCATTTCCATCTCATCTTCACCAATTTCAAAGGTAGGATGTCCTACCGCAGGTAAGGTACAAGATGTTAACGCACAACCAATTGTTCGGGTATTTTCCATGGTTTTTTGAGCAATACGTGTCACTTCATCAAGTGATGCACCTTCTTCTGCTTTGGCGCCCGCCATTTTAAAACCATAAATCATCCCAGCTACACCACGGCGTTTATGCGCTTCTTCTGGTTTTGCTGAAGCGACATCATCCGCAGCTAATACCGTTGTGCAATGAATAT
This portion of the Proteus vulgaris genome encodes:
- a CDS encoding helix-turn-helix transcriptional regulator; this encodes MSRKNLEYNYPAQRSVGDKILFLIKKHGPMQANDVGQRLGTSSEAARQQFVKLASAGLVEAITEPRGVGRPIQYWHLTELGQKQFPDTHAELTAQILMTIREELGEGAIEKIILARKKQSYERYTQAIREADELTERLDILASLRSQEGYMAHWEQVKDNEYLFIEDHCPICAAAKVCQGFCNTEKELFSETLGVELQRVEYILEGARRCAYRIKI
- a CDS encoding MFS transporter, whose protein sequence is MIPDNNSQWRDLFSGRNGAISFALSFGVVIHAINILMATTILPSVVTDIGGMGLYAWNTTLFVAASIIGSVLSARLLSLLGAKGAYLIATVLFFIGSLLCAIAPKMEVMLIGRFIQGLGGGLLFALSYAMVNIVYDQALWPRAMALISGMWGVATLIGPAIGGIFAQLDAWRYAFGIMLPIMLFYGIYLWLILPKNDNNASKSSSQSLPYLQLIILTAAVLLISSGSLSSSLIINLLSIVVVFGLIGMLIFCEKRLSVRLLPSNTFKGLSLHALLYLTISLLAIGMTCEIFVPYYLQSLHMQTPLASGYMSALMALGWTVAEVISASWQGAKMRFSILSGPIIVFIGLLVLAFVIPNPLLKSENAISLFIILFALFLVGYGIGFGWPHLLTRILQAASTQDKDIAGASITTVQLFATALGSALAGMIVNLNGFNSGTPEGLSSSASALFLFLAFAPLIAIYTAWKITRCSY
- a CDS encoding RidA family protein, translated to MSSHLTLQNIDALSSPGGHYSHVVTAKNMSFVSGLLPLDKQGNPLADKPIEVQITQVLENLNACLLGINAKKTDIAQVKVYVTDINEWPIVNELYAKWIGEHKPARLVAGVKELHFGSKIEIEAVVIKE
- a CDS encoding threo-3-hydroxy-L-aspartate ammonia-lyase, producing MNKLPTPTYKDVTEAHQRILPYLNKTPVLTSRTINELTGAQFYFKCENFQRMGAFKFRGAINALSQFTTEQRKMGVVTFSSGNHAQAIALSAKLLGIPATIIMPDDAPKAKMDATKGYGGRVITYNRYTEDREKIGQQLAQKEGLTLIPPYDHPHIIAGQGTATKELFDEIGELDMLFVPLGGGGLLSGSLLSTKALSPQCKIYGVEPLAGNDGQQSLRKGEITHIDTPKTIADGAQTQHLGNYTFEIIRNNVDDILTATDEELISTLQFYAQRMKIIVEPTGCLSLAAARQFGDKLKGKKIGIIISGGNVDIAQYGHFLAQ
- a CDS encoding dihydrodipicolinate synthase family protein, yielding MKKLFGVTVAMVTPFDSNDQVDINALSTLTDMLVTQGVDCLYPCGTTGEMLRLSASERKNVAKTVVETANKRLPVFIHVGAMTLTETIELAKHAVEIGADGIGVVTPQFFGATDRELENYFVTVANSVPDNFPVYLYNIPQCAANNIKPELAAKVQQQCKNVIGIKYSFADNNTTLSYLAVADNFSVLHGYDKLFLGLLDAGCDGTVSGCACVFPEPFVNMYKAYIAGNHQEAKHWQQFCVKFSDALKSGANMAIFKSALTMRGLDGGHMRLPQLDLLPEENQQLKENLTKLCKEAGITFSLN
- a CDS encoding dihydroxyacetone kinase subunit L; its protein translation is MNITLDMLKQGVARIATACEQSQSMLCEADSRLGDGDLGITMQKGWRQIADDSQDWPDDLSKSLFQCSKSLQKACASSFGTLQATAFMAMAKYCKENQLQEIAPADISPLLTVAYQSMMARGKGELGQKSVLDIIYQLSEALKPVLSRSELKAVALQSIDNTLNEFRQKPNLLGRARMFPEKSIGLDDPGMLAIKVIVKAI
- a CDS encoding dihydroxyacetone kinase subunit DhaK; the encoded protein is MKKILNKPENYVDETLAGLCLAHSDIYRQSQPRLITRSKKTDKPKVGIVTGGGSGHLPVFTGYVGEGLLDAAAVGDVFASPSADLMADTVREANSGLGVLLLYGNYGGDVMNFDMATETVDFEDDIHCTTVLAADDVASAKPEEAHKRRGVAGMIYGFKMAGAKAEEGASLDEVTRIAQKTMENTRTIGCALTSCTLPAVGHPTFEIGEDEMEMGMGIHGEPGIWRDKLRSADEIAQEMFERLQAELSLKTGDKVSVLVNSLGATPLEELYILYNKIAQLINKTGATIVHPLVGRYATSMEMTGASLTLCKLDDELEALMNAPAHCAFWRV